CGAGTTTTGGGAACTCTTTCGGGAGATCGAAGAGAAATACGAGAATTGTTTTCTATTGGAATCTGCGGGAGACAATCAATATGATTCAAGGTATTCGGTGATTGGATTTGATCCTTCTCATTTAATATTAGGTGAATCGGGTGTTTTGGAAATTGATGGAAAAAAATATAAAGTAGAAAACCCTTATTTTGCTCTCCGCCAAATTACAAATTATGATTCACTGAGCATTAGTTATGCGGGTGGTCTTGTTGGATACTTAGGTTACCAAAGTATGCAATTTTTTGAGCCGAAATTAAATCTAAAACCCCATCCAGATTTCCCTGCAATGGTATTTGGGATGTATTTAGATGGTCTCATTTATGATAAATTTACAGGTGAACTGATATACTTTGATAATGGAAACAATCGGATTGGAGTTGTGGAATCTATATTAGGTTCCACTAAAAATCTTATTTCTAAAAAACCAAATGCAACCGTAAAGCTCCAAAAAGAAGGAATTACAAAGGAAGTTCACAAACAAATGGTAGAGGAGGCATTGGAGGAAGTGAAAGCTGGAAATACTTTCCAATGCCAAATTGGATTTGAAGAAACTTATTCAGTAGATGGCAATCCACTTGCTATATATGAAACCCTTCGCGAAATCAATCCTTCACCTCATATGTATTATGTGAAATTTGGAAAACGAGTGATCCTTGGTGCGAGTCCAGAATTATTATTTCGATTGAGACAAGGAGAAATGGAATCCTTTCCACTTGCCGGTACCACGAGACGAGGCAAAAATGCAAAAGAGGATACAATCCTTGCACGCCAACTCCTTACGGATCCAAAAGAAATTGCAGAACACAACATGCTTATTGACCTCCATCGAAATGATATTGGAAGAGTGGCAAAGTTTGGCACAGTGAAAGTCAGACGCAGATTTGATATCAAACGATTCTCTCATGTACAACACATATCCAGTGAAGTTGTTGGTATTTTATCATCTAAAGAAGATATGTTTTCGGGCCTTGCTTCCTCTTTTCCTGCAGGAACTCTTTCGGGTGCTCCTAAAATTGAATCGATGAAAATCATTGAACGGATTGAAAAAACACCTCGCGGACCTTATGGTGGTGCTGTAGGAAGTTTCGGTTTTAACGGAGATTGTACGTTTGCCATTCCGATCCGAAGTTTTTTTATCAATGATGGGAAAGGATTTGTTCGTGCTTCTGGTGGCATTGTATACGATTCCAAACCAGAAGACGAATACCAAGAGATCATCAATAAAATGGCTTCTGTTCGAAAGGCTTTAGATTTGCACAAAGATCCAATTTCACCAAAAATAGAAGAGAAAGGATAGGAAGGCGAAAATGAAAGTTCTGATTTTAGATAATTATGATTCCTTTACCTTTAATTTATACCAAATAGTTGGAGAAATTTTAGAAGAAAAAGAAACTCCATTTCGTTTGGAAGTGATTCGTAATGATGAAAAAACTTTTTTTGAAATCAAAGAAGCTAACTATGATAAGATTATCATATCCCCAGGTCCAGGCCATCCAGGGGATCCTGCTTATTTTGGTGTGAGTGCAGAAATACTAAAAGAATTAGGAAAAACAACGCCAGTGTTGGGAATTTGTCTCGGGATGCAAGGTATGGCTACCGTGTTTGGTGGAGAAGTTGTGCGTGCAAATATTGCTATGCATGGTAAATTGTCTCCTATTGAACATGATGGTAAAGGTGTGTTTTCTGGGCTGACTCAGAATATCGAAATTATGCGTTACCATTCTCTTGTGGCAAAAGAAGATTCCTTACCGAAAGATTTGGAAGTGACTGCACGTGTTTCTTCTGGAATTGGAAAAGGGGAAATTATGGGTCTCCGACACAAAAGCTTAAAAATTGAGGGAGTTCAATTCCATCCAGAATCCTTTGGTTCTGAAGAAGGAAAAGATTTACTACGAAATTTTATTTTTCGATCTTAATCACCGAAGTTGGTTACAATATCCATCCAAGCAAAAATTTTTATTTTAAGTCACCTAACATGGCTTCTTCCCATGCGGCATAAAAGTCAAAATCATTGCTTGCTTTTTGAGAATCATCATTTCCAAACAGAGAAAATTTCTTTCGTTTGATTTCGTTGTAAGTGGTGATTGTATTCACTTGTCCTTGTTTTGTTCTTTGGAATTTTGCATGGATTTGAGATCCACCTTTCCCTTGTGTTCCATGAATGAGTAAGGTAAAAAAATCATCAAAGTATTCATCCATGTTTCCAGGTATAAAGAAATTCACCAATCCTTGTGGGATCACGTAAAAGAAATTTCCATTAATTTCCTTTTTACCAATTCGAATAAAATTCCCATGAAGAGTATCAGAATTATTTTCCAAAATGGTTTTCAATCGGTATTCTAAATTGTCTATTTTTA
The sequence above is a segment of the Leptospira sp. WS39.C2 genome. Coding sequences within it:
- a CDS encoding aminodeoxychorismate/anthranilate synthase component II encodes the protein MKVLILDNYDSFTFNLYQIVGEILEEKETPFRLEVIRNDEKTFFEIKEANYDKIIISPGPGHPGDPAYFGVSAEILKELGKTTPVLGICLGMQGMATVFGGEVVRANIAMHGKLSPIEHDGKGVFSGLTQNIEIMRYHSLVAKEDSLPKDLEVTARVSSGIGKGEIMGLRHKSLKIEGVQFHPESFGSEEGKDLLRNFIFRS
- a CDS encoding anthranilate synthase component I family protein, which produces MSHSLPKISIPKKPNYTSLSLPEGIEFWELFREIEEKYENCFLLESAGDNQYDSRYSVIGFDPSHLILGESGVLEIDGKKYKVENPYFALRQITNYDSLSISYAGGLVGYLGYQSMQFFEPKLNLKPHPDFPAMVFGMYLDGLIYDKFTGELIYFDNGNNRIGVVESILGSTKNLISKKPNATVKLQKEGITKEVHKQMVEEALEEVKAGNTFQCQIGFEETYSVDGNPLAIYETLREINPSPHMYYVKFGKRVILGASPELLFRLRQGEMESFPLAGTTRRGKNAKEDTILARQLLTDPKEIAEHNMLIDLHRNDIGRVAKFGTVKVRRRFDIKRFSHVQHISSEVVGILSSKEDMFSGLASSFPAGTLSGAPKIESMKIIERIEKTPRGPYGGAVGSFGFNGDCTFAIPIRSFFINDGKGFVRASGGIVYDSKPEDEYQEIINKMASVRKALDLHKDPISPKIEEKG